In Quercus lobata isolate SW786 chromosome 12, ValleyOak3.0 Primary Assembly, whole genome shotgun sequence, a genomic segment contains:
- the LOC115971125 gene encoding F-box protein SKIP31, translating to MTTTTTTTVVLDEEDENLAHFLESEVLSVSDQEDGKTVEEEPNAKRAKLVDKDNEEEDNNNNNKRNNVVPKRIESGIFSKVPSELFPHILKFLSSEDLVACSLVCRFLNYAASDEFLWRRLYCMRWGLLPPTKKLRQCPWKQLYIQRDEEDMIELVRDCQPEFKEYYIQMQAAKRSQAPLPSQVNDDRIILDKTVADQVSMWKSSRGLTDKVVTDHACSGETCSYYHIGDVFICEKTGLVHVCDDACREIVMDPTDEILVCKISGHCFDRLLSAAEMDPDTEQEQQQCGVTDEAEPFMGSGRFARAYLLGYNCADEKELEAALRFC from the exons atgacgacgacgacgacgacgacagTGGTGTTAGACGAGGAAGACGAGAACTTAGCTCACTTCCTCGAATCCGAGGTTCTTTCTGTCTCCGACCAG GAAGATGGGAAAACAGTAGAGGAAGAGCCAAACGCAAAAAGAGCGAAGCTTGTTGATAAAGATAACGAGGAGGaggacaacaacaacaacaacaagcgAAACAACGTTGTTCCAAAGAGGATAGAGAGTGGGATTTTCAGCAAAGTCCCATCAGAACTCTTTCCTCACATCCTTAAATTCCTGTCTTCCGAG GATCTTGTAGCTTGCTCACTTGTCTGCCGTTTCTTGAATTATGCGGCATCTGATGAGTTTTTGTGGCGTCGCTT GTACTGTATGAGATGGGGTCTGTTGCCCCCTACAAAAAAGTTACGGCAATGTCCTTGGAAACAGCTTTATATTCAG CGCGATGAAGAGGACATGATTGAACTTGTTAGAGATTGCCAACCTGAGTTTAAAGAGTACTACATTCAAATGCAAGCGGCCAAGAGAAGCCAAGCACCTCTTCCTTCACAG GTGAATGATGACCGAATAATTCTTGATAAGACAGTGGCTGATCAAGTGTCTATGTGGAAAAGCAGCAGGGGCCTGACTGATAAGGTGGTCACTGACCATGCTTGTTCTGGAGAAACATGTTCTTACTACCATATTGGAGATGTATTTATTTGTGAGAAGACTGGACTTGTACACG TCTGTGATGATGCATGCAGAGAAATTGTTATGGATCCCACCGATGAGATTTTGGTCTGTAAAATATCTGGGCATTGTTTTGATAGGCTACTTTCAGCAGCTGAAATGGATCCAGATACT gaacAGGAACAGCAACAATGTGGTGTTACTGATGAAGCAGAGCCATTCATGGGCTCCGGTCGTTTTG CACGAGCTTATCTGTTGGGATATAATTGTGCTGATGAAAAGGAGCTGGAAGCTGCTTTGAGGTTTTGCTGA
- the LOC115971888 gene encoding protein TRI1-like: protein MASSSSRWRAVFGGTTTLMSAAKEKAKTTTTTKARSNIGIQKVLQISPQLGKFLDGATESSRTHAVKKVWEHVKLHHLQNPANRKEIFCDEKLKSIFDGKEKVQFQEIAKFLSNHFVKSS from the exons ATGGCATCTTCATCATCGCGTTGGAGGGCAGTGTTTGGGGGAACGACGACGCTTATGAGCGCCgcaaaagaaaaagcaaagacGACGACGACTACCAAAGCTCGTTCCAACATCGGCATTCAGAAGGTGCTTCAGATCTCTCCTCAACTCGGCAAATTCCTCGACGGCGCCACCGAGTCCTCTCGCACCCACGCCGTCAAGAAGGTCTGGGAACACGTCAAGCTCCACCACCTCCAG AACCCTGCAAACAGAAAGGAAATCTTTTGTGATGAGAAGCTGAAGTCCATTTTCGATGGGAAAGAGAAGGTTCAGTTCCAAGAAATCGCCAAGTTCCTGTCCAACCATTTTGTGAAGTCCAGTTAA